The Deltaproteobacteria bacterium IMCC39524 genomic interval GATCTTAGGTAAAGGTTCTGCTGATCTGCGCATGGCGACTATCTACGACGTCTGCCATAATATTGCCAAGTGGGAGACACACAGCATCAACGGCCAGGAGCGCAAACTTTGTGTACATCGCAAAGGCGCAACACGGGCTTTCCCACCAGGTCACAAAGAGATTCCTGCCGTTTATCAGCCGATCGGGCAACCGGTTCTGATTCCGGGTGATATGGGCCGATATTCTTACGTCCTGACCGGTACTGCTGGTGCTTACCAAGAAACCTTTGGCTCTTCTTGTCATGGCGCAGGACGTGTTTTGTCTCGACATGCGGCCAAAAAAGCCGCTCGGGGCCGGGATATCATCGGCGACATGGCAAAGCAGGGTATCCTGGTGCGGGCAGCGGGACGTGCGACCGTAGCAGAGGAGATGCCTGAGGCCTACAAGGATGTTGCAGATGTTGTCCAGGTGATTGAACGGGCGGGAATCGGCCGCATCGTGGCAAGACTGAAACCGATGGCAGTGGTTAAGGGCTAAGAACCGGAACGCGGCCCCGGCACGAGGTCCGCGGAAATCCAAACTAAAGGATGAAGGCTATGAAGGTTTTTCTCACCGGCGGAACAGGATTTGTTGGCAGTGAAGTGTTGCGGCAGCTGGTATCGGCCGGCCATAGCGTGCGAGCCCTGGTGCGAGAGGGCTCTGAAGATAAATTGACGGCGACTGATGGAGTGGAGATCCACCCTGGCGATATTTCCGATGCTGCCAGCCTGGTCGGTGGACCGGAGGGTTGTGACGCGGTGATCCACCTGGTCGGCATTATTAGAGAGTTTCCGGGGCGTGGCGTCACCTTTAAAAAAATGCACGTCGTGGGCACCGAAAATGTGCTGAAGGCCGCTGAGGAACAAGGCGTCAGCCGTTACCTGCATATGAGCTCAAACGGCACCCGTGAAAGCAGCAATACAGGTTATCACCGTACCAAGTGGCAAGCTGAGGAGCTTGTTCGTAACAGCAATCTTGAGTGGACGATTTTTCGCCCGTCGTTGATCTTTGCCCAGGGGAGTGAGTTCGTCCATATGCTCTCTGAGGTCATCCGCAGACTCCCTGTTGTGCCGGTAATCGGCGACGGACAGTATCGCATGCAGCCGGTGGCCCTGAAAGAGGTGGCGTCCAGCTTCGTTAAGGCCTTGGAGATGCCGGAAACGATCGGCAAGACCTATCATCAGGGCGGCGGAGAAAGTTACAGTTACGATGAGATTCTTGACTTGACTTCGCAGGCCATGGGCAAGGGCCTCGCCACCAAACTTCACCAGCCGCTTTTTATGATCAAACCGTTGATCAAGATGATGCAGAGCAGTGAGCATTTTCCTATTACCAGCGACCAACTCACAATGCTTATCGAAGGAAACGTTTGTGATCCGGAGGAATGGCAGGAGACTTTTGGGTTAAAAGCGACAAGTTACGCAGATGGGATAGATGACTGTTTTAAGGTTAGTTCCTGAGACACAACGTAGGGACATTTATGCCAGAAGAACAACAGGGCCTCTGCCACCTTTGACCTTACCATTTGCCTGATGTAGGATGCTGGAATTACTACATTATCGCCCTTGGAGGGTTTCGATGGATACAAAAGCAACAATTCCGGCAACAGAAAACTCAAGAAGATCCTTGCAGGCCGAGTTACGTGTCTATTATGGACCCTCACAGGAAATGGTGCTTTACGGCTTTAGCGTGGATTTGAGTAGCGGCGGACTTTTCCTCAAAACGGAAACCAGTTTTTCCGTTAACGATAAAGTGTTACTCAGCTTCACATTGCCGGATGCAGATAAAGTGGTCAATTGCAGTGCAAAGGTCGCTTGGGTAAACGCGCAAGACGAGCCAAAGAAACCTGAGCTTCCGCCTGGTGTCGGCCTCCAGTTTTTAGATCTTTCCACAGAATACTTGCTGTCCATTCAGAGTCTCTTAAAGCATGACGGGGTAAAGTCTATCAGTGAGCCGGAAAGTTAATATCAGGAGGTCTTGGGGGTTTTAGCAAAAGAATTATCAATGCAATAAGGGTTGATCATCAGGTGATCAGCCCTTATTGCATTAAAAGTATTGATGGCACAAAGTTTGGAGTCAGGTCATCTACAATATCTCGAACTGTGGAACTATAGAATCAACTTTCAGTTGCTACTCGCAAGCCGAGCGCAATCATCACTGTGCCTGTGACCCCATCAAAAACCTGGCTGACTCTCGGCCGCTGCAACCAGATTTTGAGTTGTTTGACCATCAGGGCGAGCAGACACTGCCAGATCATGGCGATGACAAAGTGCAAACCGGCAAGAAAGAGCGACTGCAGGAGTGCCGACTGGGCAGGATTGATAAACTGGGGTAGAAAAGCCATGTAAAAAATGGCCGTCTTCGGATTGAGGATGTTGGAGAGGAAACCTTCCCGCAAGGACCGCTGCACCAGAAAAGCGCCCCCCGACGGTTTCCCATTTACAATCTCGAACTTTTCTTGTTTGAGAATCTTTAGCCAACTGCTGAGGCCTAACCAGATCAGGTAGCCGGCTCCTGCCATTTTCAAAAGGCTGAAGGCCCAGGCTGCCTGCAAGAGGATCACCGATATCCCCACCGCTGAGATAGTGGCGTGCAGAAAGAGCGCGGAGCAAATACCGAGGCTGCTCACCGCGCCATCTCGCCAACCGCCGCGCGCGGTGTTACGAATCACCAGCATGGTATCGACGCCTGGCGTAATGGTCAGCAGGGTAATGGCGATCAAATAGGTTGTCAGGGCGGTCATTCCCACAAAGTACCTTTTAACGCTATAGGTTTGCGTCCTCGGGTTCCGAAGAACTGAAGCTGTAAGATTTAACCACGTTTCGATCATCGTAACGAATCACCAGATCGCGTGAAATCTTGACACCATACTCACCATAAGTCCAGGTTCGTTCACCATTTTCGAGACCGGTACGCCACGGCTCACCAAACATCTCCCGTATCTCTGCCATAGTGGTTTTCTCCACTTCTATCTGGCGAACCTTGTAGTAAGGAAAAGCTTCCCCCACTGTGGGCATGCAGCCAGTAACGGGCAAGCTCATGGCAACGAGCAACATCAGGGTTGTTAGAGGGCGAAGAATGCGCATTGTCGATCTCCTTGTTGTCTGAGGATATCAATTGACGAGGAAAGTGAAAACACCCGTTCGTTTCTCTCACTAGAGTCACAGAGAACACAGAGAATGCCTGAATTGGTTACGGTTCTCTCTGTGCCCTCTGTGACTCTGTGGTGAGGTTTTGTTGATTTGTTAATCTTGCTTACGCTGCCGATAAGCCTCGGCAATTCCACCCCCGGAGGTCTCACGATAAATAGACGGCAAAGCCTTGCCGGTCTCTTTCATGACAAGGGTTATTTCATCAAAAGTGATCTTGTGTTCACCACCTGAAAGCAAAGCAAAATGACAGCAGCTTAAAGCCCGTGTCGCAGCATGCGCGTTGCGTTCTATGCATGGGATCTGCACCAGGCCATTAACCGGGTCACAGGTCAGGCCAAGGTGATGTTCCAGCCCCATCTCTGCCGCATATTCAATCTGGCGCACCGTGCCGCCGTGTAACTGGGTCGCTGCCGCTGCGGCCATAGAGCAAGCCGTGCCAACCTCGCCCTGGCAACCAACCTCCGCCCCAGAGATTGAGGCGTTGTGCTTGACCAGATTACCGACCAGTCCGGCCGTTGCCAGCGCTCGCAGAATGTCTTGCCTGCTGCAATCGAGACTCTCGCTCAAGTATCGCAAAACCGCCGGCAAAACGCCACTGCCGCCACAGGTCGGCGCAGTGACGATAATGCCACCGGAAGCATTCTCTTCGGAAACAGCCAGAGCATAGGCCCAGAGCAGGCCATTGCGTTTAAAATCCGGGCCGTAGAGAGAGGCTTTGCGATGAAACGCCTGCGCCTTGCGCGCCACGCCCAGGCCACCGGGAAGAACCCCAACATGATTCAGCCCCCGCACGACAGACTCTGACATGACGTCCCAGATCCCGTCGAGGAACGGATAAAGATCCTCCCCTTCGCAGCTGGCCACATATTCCCAGCACGACTCGCCCGTTTCGGCAGAGCGCTTCAGGATATCTTCCATGCTGTTCAGAGCATAAACGTCTTCGCTCGCGACCTCTTTCCCTGCCTCCTGAAGAGCACCGCCGCCGATGCTGTAGACTTCCCATTTTTCGAGAACGCGGCTATCTCCGGCCAGAGCCTCAAAGTACATACCGTTGGGATGAAAAGGCAGCTCAGTCTCCGGCCTCCAGAGAATCTCACAGGCGCGGGGCGCAAAAACATCCTCCAGCGCCTTGTCGGTCAAGTGCCCTCTGCCGGTTGCGGCTAGGCTGCCGAAGAGCGTGACCCGGAAGGAAGCCGCAGCGGCATGTCGCGCAAGAAACTGCTCAGCAGCCTTACACGGAGCCATGGTGTGACTGCTGGAGGGACCGGTCCCGATTCGATATAGCTCTTTGAGTGATTTCACGGTGGCACCTCCCTTGTCAGGCTAGATTCAACCAATCTTCATTCGGTTCAGCAACAAAGCTCATTTCATCACGCTGGGTCGGATGGCGGATGACCATCTCGCGAGCATGCAGGGCAATGGCATCCGCCCCAAAAGACTGCCTTGAACCGTAGCGCCGATCTCCCAGAATCGGAAACCCTCGATGACTGAACTGAACCCGAATCTGGTGATGTCGTCCTGTTTCCAGGGCGATTTCAACGAGACTGACGCCATTAACATAGTTGAGGCGCTTATAGCTTAAACGTGATTCTTTCCCGGCCGGAGCAGCGACCACTCGAGAATTGAACTCATCCCGTTCGAGCTGATCGATAAATTGCCCCTGAAGTGGAACTTCACCGGCAACCTGAGCCCAATAGCTTTTTCGTGGCCGGCGGCTGCGAATCTCTTCGGAAAGCCGCGACGCGGCCTTGGTGGTGCGGGCCAGAACCACAACGCCCGAGGCCGGGCGGTCAAGGCGATGCACCAGGCCGAGAAAAACATTGCCGGGCTTGTTGTATTTCTCTTTCAACCAAGCCTTGGCTTCTTTAAGCAGGGTGGTGTGTCCAGTCTGGTCGCCCTGCACCAGCTGGCCGGCAGGCTTGTTGACCACCAGCAGGTGATTATCCTCATAGAGAATTTCCATGCAAACGCTACATCCTAAGTTGTGTGAGAAAGTAATAATCGATGGCGAGAGCTTCGATAAAGAGAACCATCGCCAAACCGATGAAGAGGAAAGTCTTGCTTCGCTCCCCTTTCCTGGCTTTATAGCACCTGACTATCTCGGTAACCAGCAGAGCCAGCGTCACCACCGGACTGAGTAAAAATAGAATCAGCACCGTGCCCATGGCATCGTCGGTCTGATTCCAGCCGCCGAGCATATCGTGGGTGGCCGCCACCAGAAGGAAAATCAGAACCTGCGGCAAGACCATGGCTGTATAACGAAAAAAAGGCATCATGCTTGCGGAATGTAATCTTCTCGTAGCGGAGAGAAAACCTCGATCGCTACAGAGTCTTCGACAGCCGTTGCTTTGTGTTCAACATCCCCTGCGATACACCAACTGTCACCCGGTTTAACCTGACGGGTCTCATCACCGATCGTCAACGTGAGCTCTCCGCTGACAAGGTAGCCGGTCTGTTCATGAGGATGGCTATGCCTGGGGAGATCGGCCCCCTGCCCCAGCCTGAACTCTGCCATCATGGTTCTATCGCCATAGACCAAGGTCTTCTGCTGGACCTTTTCCAAGACGTACTGGTAATCGTTTTTGCTAGCTTGTCGGTACATGCAGGAAGCCTTTACTTCTATGTTACGTCATAATTCGAAGAGCCAGATAAGGCACGATAAAAAAAGTAAAAATACAGATTTTGTAGAAAGCCATCCCGGCATAATGGATGGCATCAAATTGCTCTCTTTGAATATGGTAAAACTTGCTGTGCATCTTGTAGAACCAGTCGTGGGCCAAGGTGAGAAAAAGAAACCACCAGAGCAGAAGGCCCATATTGAGGACCGCGCTCCAGGCCAGCGTTCCCTTAAACAGTTCTACGGTCATAGCAACCTCCTTTGCCTTAATCGTTTGGCCAGCTCAGCGACATGCGCAGGGCCGACCTCACAACAGCCTCCGACAATTGTTGCCCCTTGCTTGATCCAGCCATCCACGAAGGCTGTGTAAGCCTTCGGTTCCAGGTTGGAGCGTTTTTCCAATATCTCCACCGTTGCTCCCTGCTGCAGGAAGGCTTTGGCGATTTCCACAAAGCCGTTGGCGTAAGCGCCTATGGGAACGCCTCGATTTGCCAGCAGGGGGATGGCCTGATCCACGGCTTCCGGCGCAGAACAATTGACCAACAGCGCCGCCAGTTTGAATTCTGTGATCAGGGGGATTATCTCTGTTAACGGTTCTCCCGAACGCAGCTTTGTACCATCCTTGTCATCAACGGTAACCGCCAGCCAAACAGGCTTGTTGGCGACCAGGGCACCCATCACCGCGCCACGCGCCTGCTCAACCGATGACATGGTTTCACAAAGGACAAGGTCGACATAAGGTTCCTGCAAGCGGGCGATCTCGGCGTAAAGCTCCGCAGCTTCTTCTGCCGGCGGCGCGAGGTCGGGGCGATAGGATCGCCCCGTTGGGCCCATCGATCCGGCCACCAGGCCGGAGCCATGTTCCTGCTGTGCAGAGACTGCAAGCTGGCATGCGAGCCGGTGCAAATCCACGAAACGATCCTCGATGCCAAACGGGGCCAGGCGGTCACGATGGATCGCATAGCTGTTTGTGGTGGCAATCTCAGCTCCTGCCAAGAAGTAATCGCGATGCAACTCTTTAACCAGATCCGGGTCGTCGATTAAGAACCGGGTTGCCCAGAGCCCGGTCGGTTGCGTCTCTGAGCGAGCCAGAAGTTCCTGGCCCAGGCCGCCAGGCAATAGTGTGATACGCATGTTGCTAACCAATCAGACTCACGAGATGGTCATGTTCACCCTGTTTGATCTTGAAGCTCTTGGGATACTTTTTAAGTAACTCGGCGAAGGTTTTACACTCGTAATTCGACTCATCAAAGGTCGGATCAAGGCGCTTTACGACAGGGCGAATGGCAGCCTTGACCACCCACTCATCACCGGTCTTCTTGGCAATCTGTTTGATCGCCTTGGAGAGCAGCTCGACAGGATCCTTGACCTTGATAATATCTGATTCTGCCTCTTCAACACTTTCCTCGTTCTGGCTCTCAACAACGAAGGTTTCATAATACTTAAAGTCGGAGCAACTGTTGGCCCAGTGCTGATTGGTTGAAGATTTACAGCCGATTCCGATCAAGTCTTTGCCGGCCGCCTTAATCTTTTGCGACAAGGGGATGAAATCGCTATCTCCGCCGATCACGATGATCGCGTCGATGTGCGGGAACCGCAACACATCCTCGATGGCATCCAGAGACAGTTTGATATCGGCCCCATTCTTTGCTGATGCCCCGGGCGGGAAAATCTGGACTAATTCAACCGCGCATTTAAGCAGGGAGTGACGATACCTTGCAAACCACTGCCAATTACAATAAGCCTTGTTGATCGCCACGTTGCCGTAGGTTGTGGCAAAGTCATAGAGCGCCTGCACATCAAGCAGCACGTCCTGAGTCTTGCTCCGGTTTTGCGTGCGGCCATAGCTGCCACTGCCATTCGCCGAGTCGTATAGACTGGCGTGAATATTTTCAAAATCCCAATAAACCGCAACTGTTTCTTTTCCCATCTTTTCCTCCTGTTTCTCACCGCTAACTGTTTCAGAGTCTGAACGTAGTTCTATCGTGACTCGTTTGAAAGAAGATTCTCCAAGGGCAGCTTAATGATTTCGCTGCCATTACCATCATAGCAGATACAGCTACGATCACCTGAATCTCTTGGCGGCATGCCACTTGTCGAATAGCCTTTGTCGGCACAAAAATCGCCACATAAGACGCTGTCCGGTTTTGGGCCGATATTGCCGACTCGATATTGGTGCAAAAGAATGAACAGGAGAGGCGCAATTGTTAAGGTGATAGAGGCGAAAACGTGCTTTTTATCGAGGCCCGGGTCGACCTCAAGCCTTTTGCCCGCCATAAAACCTGCACCGACAAATGCGATCCACAGCCCCAGAAACGTAAGCGGGAAGAGGAGAGCCAAGCCCCTATCAACAATCGTTGGCCAGGTGTTGTCACCAAAGACAAAGATCCACAGGAAACCTGCTGTTGTTCCTGTAATGGCTGTCGCAGCGATCAGCGAGAGAAGTGCGCCGGGAGCAAGAAAGAGCAAGCAATAGAGGTATCTCTTTTTCATTAAGACGCCGGGTTCCGTCAATCGTTTACAGCTACAGAATGTCCTTATTTCAGCATTTTAGCTATACTTAACCCCCTTGGCAATTTGTAATTATTCAGAGGGGTTCCGTTTTCGGATTAACGCCTTCTCTCGGATGGCATCTAACTACAGGAGAAAGGGCCTCTACCACTCCATTTCCCTCACTCAAGTTAGAGCCAAATCACGCGCCTTTGGATGAAAAGGCTATTGATGGCCAAAGACTCTGTCTCCTCCGTGCCTCTGTGGTGAAAGCTTTTTGTTGCGATCTTTTTATTCATTTGCACGGTAAAAAGGTCTAGACTGGAAACACGACCAACTTCGTCTTTGCAAGGATTTTCAATGCGCCGTTTCGCCAATGTTTATATTGTCCTCTTCCTGATCGACGCAGGTCTCTCGTTGATCGACGAACTCCTGCAGCTGGCTTCCTCACCAATGCCGGCTTTGACGGAGATCCGTTTTTTTGTCGCTTATGTCGTAATCGCCCTCTCCATGATCCTCTATGCATGCCTCGGCATCGACCGACGTCTGCCAAAACGGGCCTTTTTGCCATTAACCCTGTTTGCTTCCTGGAGCGCTCTGGCCATGTGGCCGCTCTCGGGGTTCGTCGCCCGTGAAGCCTTCGGACTGACGGCGTCCATCAGCCAGGTTGTGATCGGCGCGATTGCCATTATCCTGCTGCGTAGTCTCGGTGGTCGAAACCTGCTGACAGAAGAGCAATCCCAGGCGCCGATGTTCAGCCTGCGCAACACCCTCGGCTTTACCGCCATCAACCTGCTACTCACTCCTTTTGTCCTGATTTATACGGGCCTGGCCGTCACCAGCTATTACCTCGAAGCGCAGACTGCCGGTTTTCTACGTCTCAGCCCGGTCGGTGTTCACATGACCGAGCGCAGCTATCACCTCGCACAGAAGGAGATTCGCCTGGCGGGGATGATGCACATCGGCAAAGAGGAGTACTACGAAGACCTGGCTAAATCGATACCGACGGAAGGGACCATCATCCTCGCTGAAGGTGTGACCGACCAGGATCGTTTGCTGGAGAGCCAGTTCAATTACAGCAAACTGGCCGGGCTTATTGGCCTGACCTCTCAAGACAAGATGAGGCTCAACGGTAACGCTGTGGAACTGGACGGCCTTGGCGTGGCCGGCCAGGTGATCCGCGAACCGGGCAAGCCGGATATCGCCAACGCAGATATCGACCTCAACCGTTTTGAACCAAAAACCATCGAATTTCTCAATGCTCTCGGCCGTAGCCTGTTTGGTGACAAACCTCTCGCAGAAGGGCTTGTCGATTACAACCTCTGGATCGAGGAAAATATGTCTGAAGAGGGTCTCGCCGGGGTTATGGCGGACATTCTCGACAAGCGTAACGATGCTGTCATTGCAGGCATGGTTCAGACTTTAAAACGCTACGACACCGTCATTATTCCCTGGGGGGCGATGCATATGCCGGCGATCGAAGCAGCCGTTCTGGAGCAGGGGTTTGCTCCCGGTAAGGCGCAGGAACGTTTGAGCCTCGATTTCCGGACGATTCCCTATGGGGAGTTGTGGCAGAAGTGGTCTGAGCAGGCGAGTGACAATCTTTAACCCAAGCTTTATATTAGCCGCAGATAAAATCTGACAAGACCGGACAAAACAAACCCTATAGTTTTCTTTGTTCTAAATTTATTATCTGCGTACATCAGATTTTATCTGCAGCCAATTAATGCCTTAACCCTTAAATCCTTGTCGCTCCGCATAACTCTTAAAGCGCTTCAGTCGAAAATAAGTCTCCCGCTCCCTTTCGGCCAGATATTGACTCATGGCGTGGATATCAAGATGTAGCTCCGGTGTAACCCGCTCTTCGAGAATGCGGATGCGGCGAGTCAGGCGCACCAGCTCTTCGGCGAGGCGCCGGAACTTGCCTTCGAAATTTGCTAACGACAGCATCTCTTCGACAATGCCTTCAAATTCATGAATTGCCTCGTCTAGCCAGGGGGAGCTGCCGTACATATCATAGGGCCGTTCATTGAATGTGCGCGCCACGGTTTCATGCATGGTCAGGTCGCGAAAGCGTAAGCCGAGCAGGTTGCCCTCGGCCACCTCCACGGCGATCTTGCGGCGGCTGATTGCAGAGAGGGCATCGACCGCAACCGATCTTTCACGGGCCTTGCTGACCTGCAGTTCGTCGATGGCCCGGGCATAAGCCTGGCTGACCTCTTCACGGGACTGCATCAACGGCTTAGTGATTTTGAGGAATTCTTTGATCAGCGCCTGGCGACGGCCTTTGAGAATCGTGGTGCAGTTGAGCACCGCGTGCAGGCGATCCTTGAGGAGCAGCAGGTTGGTACGAGTCGGCTGAATCATCGTGCCACCTCCCTGAAATCATCAAGCAGGGCCTGCGCTGTGTCGAGCGTCTCATCGATGGTTCGACGCTTGCTCCCCTGGTGGACGAAGTCGGCTTCAAAGCGATCGGCGAAGTCGAGAAGTTTACGATCTTCGGCCAGCATGCCATCGCGGCCCACCACTGCCTCGAGGCGGCGCAGATCGCAACCCTTGGCGTAGGTACGGTAGAGCTGATTGGAGAGGTCACGGTGATCGGAACGGGTCTGTCCCTTGCCGATGCCGTGCTGCATCAGGCGCGACAGGCTCGGCAGCACATCGATCGGTGGGTAAATTCCTTTCTGGTGCAGCTCGCGGGAGAGCACAAGCTGGCCTTCAGTGATGTAGCCGGTGAGATCGGGGATCGGGTGAGTGATATCGTCTTCCGGCATGGTCACGGTGGGCAGTAGCGTGACCGAGCCTTTACGGCCATGGATTCGACCGGCGCGCTCATAAAGGGAGGCCAGGTCGGAATACATATGGCCGGGATAGCCGCGCCGGCCGGGCAGCTCTTCACGGGCGGTCGAAATTTCACGCAGGGCATCACAGTAGTTGGTCATGTCGGTGATGATCACCAGCACGTCCATCTCCTGACGAAAGGCCAGATCTTCTGCGACGGTTAAAGCCAGGCGCGGCGCCAGCAGACGTTCAACCACCGGATCGTCGGCCAGGTTGACGAAGGCGACAAATCGGCTCTGCATATTTTCAAGGGTTTGACGGTAAAACTGGTACTCGAAGTGAGTCAGGCCAAGAGCGACAAAGACCAGCACGAAGGGGCCGCCATCGGGGAGTCGAGCCTGGTGTAACAGCTGCTCCGTCATCTCCCGCGCTGGCAGGCCGGCGCAGGTGAAAATCGGCAATTTTTGGCCTTTAACCAGAGTATTCAGCCCGTCGATAGTTGAGAAACCGGTCTCGATAAATTCTTCCGGGTGAGCCCGTGCTACCGGGTTGATCGGTGCGCCGATGACCGGCTGACGAAATTCCGGGATGAACATGGGCAGATCGTCAATCGGTCGAAAGGAGCCGTCGAAAACGCGGCCCAGCACACCGGCGCCGAGCGGGGCACGCATCACCGCATCGCTAAAGTTGACGCTGGTCCTTTTGGTATCCAATCCCTGGGTGCCGCCAAAGACCTGGATCAGAACCTGGTCGCCAAAGATCTTCAGCACCTCACCCGTCAGAGTCCTACCGTCAGGGGCGTCGATCCGTACCAGTTCCCCAAGCCGGGCGGCAAAGACCTTTTCCAGGAAAAGCAGAGGTCCGCGGATAGCGCTGACCGAACGATATTGATGTTCAGCGAGGCGCATGGGCAGCCTCCTTGAGCAGGTCGTCGAGCAGGGCTCCGTTAGCCAGGGCGGCAGAGAGTTGATCATGTTCAGCAACCAGCGTGGTGATGCTCTCGATCGTGCTTTTTGGAGCAGCAAAAGCGTCTTCGGTGAAACTGTTCTGGCAGAGAAAGTCGAGGCGAATTTTTTCGGCGGTACGCATCAACAGGCGATCACCATCCTGCAATCCTTCCATGCCAACCACCTCTGCCACCTCGCGCAAGGCATCTTCACGTTGCAAAATATCGCGACAGCGCGCCTGCAGCTTGGCCCATTCTTCATGCTCTTCAACAAAATGAGCCATGGCGGTGTCGCTGTAGAGGGAAAAACTCTGGGTCCAGTTGATCGCCGGGAAATGGCGTCTATGGGCCAACTGCGTATCGAGCATATAGAGGGCACCGGACACGCGCAGGCAGGCCTGGGTGACCGGTTCGGCGAAGTCGGCCCCCGGCGGCGACACCGCCAGAATCATGCTCAGAGAACCCTGTCCCCCCGAGAGGGTTTTCACGACGCCGGCCCGTTCGATAAAACCTGACAGACGCGAGCCGAGGTAGGTCGGGTAACCATCTTCGCCGGGCATTTCTTCGAGCGCCGAAGAGATTTCGCGCAAGGCTTCGGCCCATCGCGACAGGCTGTCGGCGAGGAACAGGACATCGAGCCCCATATCACGGTAATACTCCGCCATGGTCACAGCGGTGAAGATCGAGGACTCGCGCGCGGCAACCGGCATGTTGGACGTATTGGCGACGATGATGGTGCGCTCCTTGAGCGGTCGCTTAGTGCGAGGATCCTCAAGCTCGCCGAACTCGTCAAGCAGTCCGGCCATCTCGTTGCCGCGTTCTCCGCAGCCGACATAAACCACCA includes:
- a CDS encoding V-type ATP synthase subunit A, whose product is MNGTVTSISGATVCVDLLDLKIGDRVFVGTSHLTGEVVRIDDKIATVQVFEENRGLGIGEPVTTAGGPLTVALGPGLLGGIFDGLQRPLPLLLENGGDFVSSGQNPFPIDRKKIWAVTTNKKSGDHLHSGEAFAKVREGHIEHLLLMPQDGTLQQLEEGRLTLENPVATLADKQPLYGWHSWPVRKARPYQSKLPPTRPLVTGQRCLDFLFPLLKGGVAMVPGGFGTGKTVLEQTIAKFADVDVVVYVGCGERGNEMAGLLDEFGELEDPRTKRPLKERTIIVANTSNMPVAARESSIFTAVTMAEYYRDMGLDVLFLADSLSRWAEALREISSALEEMPGEDGYPTYLGSRLSGFIERAGVVKTLSGGQGSLSMILAVSPPGADFAEPVTQACLRVSGALYMLDTQLAHRRHFPAINWTQSFSLYSDTAMAHFVEEHEEWAKLQARCRDILQREDALREVAEVVGMEGLQDGDRLLMRTAEKIRLDFLCQNSFTEDAFAAPKSTIESITTLVAEHDQLSAALANGALLDDLLKEAAHAPR